One stretch of Punica granatum isolate Tunisia-2019 chromosome 5, ASM765513v2, whole genome shotgun sequence DNA includes these proteins:
- the LOC116206965 gene encoding protein POLYCHOME produces MPESRDRLVRPVDLAAEFIARRRSGALGTLRDERDRSSPPLESPIQQRTPGFVLGRGTARAGGWLATPRTPSARGRTLHGSPFTRAENTPTTSRSAMGGLGRGRSTSSILPSWYPRTPLRDITYITRAMERRRARLADAQAHETDSPPLRGPRTLNPTLQLLHAPLEHEHSLVTPSQSVGKKRCPPSVGNMSKILLKITNKSVASDDSEFLTPQKKLLNQIETVEKEVMDELKKLKRTPSARKAERERKVRTLLSMR; encoded by the exons atgCCCGAATCAAGGGACAGACTCGTGCGACCGGTAGACCTAGCAGCCGAATTTATTGCCCGTAGGCGTTCGGGTGCACTCGGTACCCTTAGAGATGAACGGGACAGGAGCTCCCCTCCCTTGGAGTCCCCGATCCAGCAGAGGACCCCGGGATTCGTGCTGGGACGAGGTACTGCTCGGGCTGGGGGATGGCTCGCAACTCCAAGAACGCCCAGTGCTCGCGGCCGAACCCTCCATGGGTCCCCATTCACCAGGGCAGAGAACACACCGACGACGTCCCGCAGTGCGATGGGAGGGCTGGGAAGGGGACGTTCCACGAGCAGCATATTACCATCTTGGTACCCAAGAACCCCCTTGCGCGATATCACTTACATCACGAGG GCAATGGAAAGGAGAAGAGCTCGCCTAGCAGATGCTCAAGCCCATGAAACTGATAGCCCGCCACTGCGGGGGCCAAGAACTCTCAATCCTACTCTGCAGCTATTGCATGCTCCCCTTGAGCACGAGCATTCTCTGGTTACTCCCAGCCAATCCGTAGGGAAGAAGCGGTGCCCTCCTTCTGTTGGTAACATGTCGAAGATCCTGCTTAAGATCACCAATAAGTCTGTTGCAAGTGACGACTCTGAGTTCCTTACTCCACAGAAGAAGCTACTGAACCAAATTGAAACTGTGGAGAAGGAGGTTATGGATGAGCTGAAGAAACTTAAGAGGACACCGAGCGCTAGGAAGGCAGAGCGAGAAAGGAAAGTCCGAACTTTGCTCTCAATGCGCTAA
- the LOC116208849 gene encoding ras-related protein RABA4d isoform X2 → MGHRRPGENIYYIELYTETELHAHGFYQHLKTKCTEIRCMGSFTSYEDRYRAVTSAYYRGAVGAMLVYDMTKRQSFDHMTRWLEELRGHADKNIVIMLVGNKSDLGSLRAVPTEDAQEFAQRENLFFMETSALEATNVEPAFLTVLTEIYRIISKKTLNATDDSDMNANLLKGTKIIVPGQDQAPRSGGCCMSS, encoded by the exons ATGGGACACCGCCGGCCAGGAGAG AACATCTATTATATTGAACTGTACACGGAGACAGAACTACATGCCCATGGGTTCTATCAGCATCTGAAAACGAAGTGTACTGAGATTCGTTGTATGGGATCTTTCACATCTTACGAAGATAG GTACCGAGCGGTTACAAGTGCATACTACAGAGGTGCAGTAGGGGCAATGCTAGTCTACGACATGACTAAACGTCAATCATTTGACCACATGACCCGATGGCTAGAAGAACTTCGGGGACACGCTGACAAGAACATTGTGATAATGCTTGTCGGCAACAAGTCCGACTTGGGCAGCTTGCGGGCTGTCCCGACTGAAGATGCCCAAGAGTTCGCCCAAAGGGAGAACCTATTCTTCATGGAGACATCGGCCCTTGAGGCCACCAATGTGGAGCCTGCATTCCTGACTGTGTTAACGGAGATATATCGGATCATCAGCAAGAAGACCCTTAATGCAACGGATGATTCAGATATGAATGCAAACCTTCTTAAAGGGACCAAGATTATTGTCCCCGGACAGGACCAGGCCCCTCGATCTGGGGGGTGCTGCATGTCTTCCTGA
- the LOC116208849 gene encoding ras-related protein RABA4d isoform X1, producing MSNLYGDYNQKIDYVFKIVLIGDSAVGKSQLLARFARNEFSVESKATIGVEFQTKTLVIDNKTVKAQIWDTAGQERYRAVTSAYYRGAVGAMLVYDMTKRQSFDHMTRWLEELRGHADKNIVIMLVGNKSDLGSLRAVPTEDAQEFAQRENLFFMETSALEATNVEPAFLTVLTEIYRIISKKTLNATDDSDMNANLLKGTKIIVPGQDQAPRSGGCCMSS from the exons ATGTCCAACCTGTATGGAGATTACAACCAGAAGATCGACTACGTGTTCAAGATAGTTTTGATCGGGGACTCCGCGGTGGGGAAATCCCAGCTCCTCGCTCGGTTCGCGAGGAACGAGTTCAGCGTGGAATCGAAGGCCACGATCGGGGTCGAATTCCAGACGAAGACGCTCGTGATCGATAACAAGACGGTGAAGGCTCAGATATGGGACACCGCCGGCCAGGAGAG GTACCGAGCGGTTACAAGTGCATACTACAGAGGTGCAGTAGGGGCAATGCTAGTCTACGACATGACTAAACGTCAATCATTTGACCACATGACCCGATGGCTAGAAGAACTTCGGGGACACGCTGACAAGAACATTGTGATAATGCTTGTCGGCAACAAGTCCGACTTGGGCAGCTTGCGGGCTGTCCCGACTGAAGATGCCCAAGAGTTCGCCCAAAGGGAGAACCTATTCTTCATGGAGACATCGGCCCTTGAGGCCACCAATGTGGAGCCTGCATTCCTGACTGTGTTAACGGAGATATATCGGATCATCAGCAAGAAGACCCTTAATGCAACGGATGATTCAGATATGAATGCAAACCTTCTTAAAGGGACCAAGATTATTGTCCCCGGACAGGACCAGGCCCCTCGATCTGGGGGGTGCTGCATGTCTTCCTGA